CGGTGCGGGTCGTGGCATCCGGCGTACACCTCCCAGCGCCAGGCCATCGCGGCCAGCATCAGCACGAACATCGCCACGTGGCCGACCAGCATCAGGCCGGCGGCGTCGAGGACCCCGGTCCAGTAGAGGGGCAGCGCCACGGCGAACCCGGCGTACATGACGGCGCACATCTCGACGATCGGCGCCCAGCGATGGCCGCGCACGCGCATCCACCCGGCCATCGGCAGCGCCATGGTGGTCGCCATCACGAGCGTCTCGACGCTCTGCGAGCGCAGCCACGACGTGTCGGCGGCGGCGCCCGTGGCGAGTGACCACACCGGCCAGAGCGCCATCATGCCGATCAGCATGGCGGCGACCATCTCGCCGTAGTGGAGCGCGAACCTGCGGATCTGTCGGCCGTTCATCGGTCTCACCTCCGGAACTAAGTCGTACAAGAATGTTCAAGATCATAAGTTGAACATAGGTGTACGACAAGAGGTTCAGGACATCGTCCTCGAAGAAGGGGCGGTCAAGCCGACACGCCGATGCGGGAAAGTTTCAATGGTCCATCTCTTCCCCACGAGTCACATCTGGCCCTATTCTCACGCAAGTGGCGTCCGGCGGATCACAGCTGGGGAAGGCGGTGACCCCGGACGCGGAAAGTTGGTGTGTCATGGCTCCTTCGTCGCGCGAGCGCGCCGAGTCCCTACCGGACCCGAAGTTCCTCACGATCGCCGAGGTCGCCTCGGTCATGCGCGTGTCCAAGATGACCGTCTACCGCCTGGTCCACGGCGGCGAGCTCCCGGCCGTCCGGGTGGGTCGCTCGTTCCGGGTCACCGAGGACGACGTCAACGACTACCTGCGCAAGTCCTTCTACTCCGCCGGCTGACGGCTGCGCCGCCCGCTCGGCGGCGGTGCGATCTTCATCCCATCTCCTGCGCTGATTCACTGCGCTCACGAGGCTCCGGATAGGCTGACCCGGTGCTCCGGGGTCCCCGGGGCGTCGTACGTCACGCCGAGCGCTGCCGCGCCCGGCGCTCTGGAGAGGTTCCACGTGGGTTCTGTCATCAAGAAGCGCCGCAAGCGCATGGCGAAGAAGAAGCACCGCAAGCTGCTGAAGAAGACGCGCGTCCAGCGTCGCAAGCTCGGCAAGTGACCCGAGCCGACCAGTAGCTTCCTGATTCCGAGGAGTCGGTGGAGATGGGTGCCGGACGCACGGTCCTGGTCACGGGGGTCTCGCGAGACCTCGGCCGCACCCTTGCGCGCACCCTGGCCACCGACCCCGGGATCGACCGGGTCATCGGTGTCGACGTCGTCCCCCCGCGGGGCGACCTCGGCGACGTCATGTTCGTGCGCGCCGACATCCGCAACCCGGTCATCGCGAAGGTCATCGCGAAGGAGGACGTCGACACCGTCGTCCACATGAGCGTGATCGCGACCCCCGGCTCCGCCGGTGCCCGCGGCACCATGAAGGAGCTCAACGTCATCGGGACGATGCAGCTCCTCGCCGCCTGCCAGAAGGCCGAGGGGCTGCGCGCCCTGGTCGTGAAGTCCTCGACGACGGCGTACGGCGCCAGCAGCCGCGACCCCGCCATGTTCACCGAGGACATGGAGCCGCGCCGGCCCGCGCGCACCGGGTACGCCAAGGACGTCGTCGAGGTCGAGCAGTACGTCCGCGGCTTCGCGCGCCGGCGTCCCGACGTCACGACCACCCTGCTGCGCTGCGCCAACGTCATCGGCCCGCGCGTGGTGAGCCCGCTGGCGTCGTACTTCCGGCTGCCGGTGATCCCGACCGTCCTCGGCTTCGACCCGCGCCTGCAGTTCCTGCACGAGACCGACCTCAACCGGGTGCTGCGCCACGCCGTCCACGAGGACGTCGGTGGCACCTTCAACGTCGCCGGCGACGGGCTGCTCATGCTCTCCCAGGCGCTGCGCCGCTCCGGACGGCCCAACGTCGCGGTTCCCGGCGTGGCCTTCGGCGGCCTCGGCTCGGTGCTCAGGTCGGTGCGCCGTGCCGACCTGTCGCCCGAGCTGGTCGCCTTCTTGACCTACGGCCGTGGCGTCGACACCACGCGGATGCGCAGCGAGCTCGGGTTCGAGCCGCACTACACGACGGCCTCGGCGTTCGCCGAGTTCGCCTCCTCGCTCCCGCCCGGCTCGCGCCGCACCGACCGGGTGCTCGGCTCGCTCGCCGAGCGCCTCCCTGCGGTCGACGACGACCGTCCCGCCCAGCTCACCCTCGCTGGAGGCACGGATGGCTGACGCCGAGATCATCCCGATCGGCACCCGCGGCCAGCCCGGCCGCGGCACCGGCAAGCGGCCCTCGGCCGCGGCTCGCGGGCTCGCGCCGAAGGGCAGCACCCCGCGCAAGGCGCCGGCGAAGAAGCCCGCCGAGCCGGCTCCGACCGAGGCCCCGGTCGCGGAGCCGCCGGTCGACGAGACCCCCGTGATCGAGACGCCGTCGCTGCTCGATGCGCCGGCCGACGTACCCACTGCGCCGCTGGTGGCGCCGGCACGCACCGAGGAGCGCGGCGCCGGCCCGCTCGCCGGCATCCCGGTCGGCGACTGGCTGGCGGGCTTCCAGGCCGCCAGCAAGGAGCTGTTCGGCGACCAGTGGGAGCCTCAGCTGGCCCGCTTCCTGGCGTTCCTGCGGCGCCGGGTGACCGGCGACTACACGGTCGACGAGTACGGCTTCGACGCCGAGGTCACCGAGCGCTTCTTCATGGCGGCGCTGCGACCTGTGGCGCAGAAGTGGTTCCGGATCGAGGTCCGCGGCGTCGAGAACATCCCGACCGAGGGCGGCGCCCTGGTCGTGTCCAACCACTCCGGCACCATCCCGGTCGACGGCCTGATGACGATGGTGTCGATCCACGACCACACCGGCCGCTTCCTGCGCCCGCTCGGCGCCGATCTGGTGTTCCGGCTGCCCGTGGTCGGCTCCGTGGCCCGCAAGGGCGGCGCGACCCTGGCCTGCAGCGAGGATGCCGAGCGGATGCTGCGCGGCGGCGAGCTGGTCGGCGTGTGGCCTGAGGGCTTCAAGGGCATCGGCAAGCCGTTCTCCGAGCGCTACAAGCTCCAGCGGTTCGGTCGCGGTGGCTTCGTGTCGGCGGCGCTGCGCACCGGCGTTCCGATCGTGCCGCTCTCGGTGGTCGGCGCCGAGGAGATCTACCCCCTCGTCGGCAACATCCCGTCGCTGGCCCGCCTGCTCGGCGTGCCGTACATCCCGATCACGCCGCTGTTCCCGCTGCTCGGGCCGCTCGGCCTGGTTCCGCTGCCGTCCAAGTGGCTGCTCGAGTTCGGCGAGCCGATCCGCACCGACGAGTACGACGACGGCGCGGCCGAGGACCCGATGCTGGTGTTCAACGTGACCGACCAGGTCCGCGAGACCATCCAGCAGACGCTCTACAGCCTGCTCATGCAGCGCGAGTCCGTCTTCCGCTGACGCAGAACTGACGGGGAGCCCGCGCTCGGGCTGCTACTGGCCGCCGAGCAGGCCGCCGAGGATGCCGGTCACCCCGTCGACCAGGTTGGGCACGAGGCCGGGGTCGGTCGTGGTGCCGTCGGTCGTCTGGCTGCCGCCGTCGATGCCGAGGGTTCCGGTGAGACCCTTCGTGACGTTGTCGACGGTCTCGCCCAGCGGCTTCGGGCTCTTCGTCGGGTTCGGCACCGACGGGAGCTCGATCGGAGGCAGCACCGGCGGGACCTGCGGTGCGGTCGCGCCGGGGGTGGCGGTGGTCTGCGGCGCCTTGTCCTTCTTCTTGGTCGTCAGCGGGGCCGCGTCGGTCACCGAGGCGGTCACGTTGCCGCTGAGCACCGCGCTGAGCGGCAGCGTCGCGAAGTCGGGCACCTCGGCCACCGCGCCCTCGGCGCAGCTCGGGCAGGCCTCCCAGGCGGCGGCGTCGATCTGGCGGATCGTCTGGGTCGCGGTGATCAGCAGCGAGCGGCTGTCGGACGGGACGATCGGGCCGAGCGCGGCGAGGGCGTCCATGCTGTCGCCGGCGAAGGCGCGCAGGTCGGCGATCCGGTCGGCCTTGCCGGTGGCCGTGTAGTCGTCGAGCGCGAACTCGGACGCCTGGCGGGCCTGGTCGGTGAAGTCCTGCAGGGTCGCGTTGACCTCGTCGGCGCTCCGGTCGCGCGCGACGAGCGACTGGAGCTCGTCGAGGCGGGCCTCGGCGTGGGAGATGAGGGCGTCGGCCTTGGCCGCGCCGTCGGGCTGCAGGTTGGTCTGGGCGTTCTCGATCGCACGCTTGACCGGGTAGAGCACGTCGCCCGGCAGGGCGTCCTGTGAGGCCATCGCCATCGAGCCGGTCGCGGAGACCACGGCGAAGCCGCCGATGACCGCGGCGAGACGACGCTCGCGGGAGCCACGGCGCTGGCGCGGGGTGAGGTGGACGGCCAGGGCGTGCTCGGCGCGCGCGGGCTCGCGCTCGGCGGCGGCGACCAGCTGGGTGCGCAGCGAGGAGACGAACTCGGGGCGGGCGGTGACCGGGGGGACGGCGCGCAGGGCGGCGACCAGCTCGAGCAGCTCGGCGTGAGCCTCCGAGTCACCGGCGCGGCCGGAGACCAGAGCGTCGAACTCCTCGGCGCCGCGCGACCAGGCGTTCCCGCGCATCACAACGTCCGTCCTCGTGTCGGGAGGGCGCGGGCTCCCGCGGAGCACGCCCTCGTGTTCTCTCGAACATCCAACGACAGGGAGCTGCGGCTGGTTACGGTCCGGAAGGCCACACCGGAGTAGTCCGAAAGGATCATCGGATTCCCTCCGGCATCAGCTTCGCGAGATTGCGCACGCCGCGCAGCTGGAGCTGCTTGATGGCCCCGTCGCTGCGCCCGAGGGCGGCGGCGGTCTCGGCGATGCTCATGCCCTGCAGGAAGCGCATGATCAGGCAGTCGCGCTGCTCGTTGGGGAGCTTGGTGAGCGACTCCAGCAGGATCTCGTTGGTGAGGCTGGCGAGGACGGCGTTCTCGGGGCCCTCGGTCGCGTCGTCGTGCTGGCCCATGTCCTCGGTGGTCAGCTCGAGGCGGGTCCGGCCGGCCTTGAAGTGGTCGGTGGCCAGGTTGCGGGCGATGGTCATCAGCCAGGCGCCGAAGTCCTTGCCCTGCCAGCGGAAGGACGACATGTTGCGCAGGGCCCGGAAGAAGGTCTCCGAGCACAG
The genomic region above belongs to Nocardioides sp. QY071 and contains:
- a CDS encoding helix-turn-helix domain-containing protein, which gives rise to MAPSSRERAESLPDPKFLTIAEVASVMRVSKMTVYRLVHGGELPAVRVGRSFRVTEDDVNDYLRKSFYSAG
- a CDS encoding AURKAIP1/COX24 domain-containing protein — protein: MGSVIKKRRKRMAKKKHRKLLKKTRVQRRKLGK
- a CDS encoding NAD-dependent epimerase/dehydratase family protein; translated protein: MGAGRTVLVTGVSRDLGRTLARTLATDPGIDRVIGVDVVPPRGDLGDVMFVRADIRNPVIAKVIAKEDVDTVVHMSVIATPGSAGARGTMKELNVIGTMQLLAACQKAEGLRALVVKSSTTAYGASSRDPAMFTEDMEPRRPARTGYAKDVVEVEQYVRGFARRRPDVTTTLLRCANVIGPRVVSPLASYFRLPVIPTVLGFDPRLQFLHETDLNRVLRHAVHEDVGGTFNVAGDGLLMLSQALRRSGRPNVAVPGVAFGGLGSVLRSVRRADLSPELVAFLTYGRGVDTTRMRSELGFEPHYTTASAFAEFASSLPPGSRRTDRVLGSLAERLPAVDDDRPAQLTLAGGTDG
- a CDS encoding 1-acyl-sn-glycerol-3-phosphate acyltransferase yields the protein MADAEIIPIGTRGQPGRGTGKRPSAAARGLAPKGSTPRKAPAKKPAEPAPTEAPVAEPPVDETPVIETPSLLDAPADVPTAPLVAPARTEERGAGPLAGIPVGDWLAGFQAASKELFGDQWEPQLARFLAFLRRRVTGDYTVDEYGFDAEVTERFFMAALRPVAQKWFRIEVRGVENIPTEGGALVVSNHSGTIPVDGLMTMVSIHDHTGRFLRPLGADLVFRLPVVGSVARKGGATLACSEDAERMLRGGELVGVWPEGFKGIGKPFSERYKLQRFGRGGFVSAALRTGVPIVPLSVVGAEEIYPLVGNIPSLARLLGVPYIPITPLFPLLGPLGLVPLPSKWLLEFGEPIRTDEYDDGAAEDPMLVFNVTDQVRETIQQTLYSLLMQRESVFR
- a CDS encoding DUF5667 domain-containing protein, which translates into the protein MRGNAWSRGAEEFDALVSGRAGDSEAHAELLELVAALRAVPPVTARPEFVSSLRTQLVAAAEREPARAEHALAVHLTPRQRRGSRERRLAAVIGGFAVVSATGSMAMASQDALPGDVLYPVKRAIENAQTNLQPDGAAKADALISHAEARLDELQSLVARDRSADEVNATLQDFTDQARQASEFALDDYTATGKADRIADLRAFAGDSMDALAALGPIVPSDSRSLLITATQTIRQIDAAAWEACPSCAEGAVAEVPDFATLPLSAVLSGNVTASVTDAAPLTTKKKDKAPQTTATPGATAPQVPPVLPPIELPSVPNPTKSPKPLGETVDNVTKGLTGTLGIDGGSQTTDGTTTDPGLVPNLVDGVTGILGGLLGGQ
- a CDS encoding sigma-70 family RNA polymerase sigma factor produces the protein MTWQRTDLSRGLEALRAAVLAALSPQPVLAGGPAGRRRTADHWLLSEAQAETESFDRDGSPGFGDSTLATSSEDSPEARERLIALVELARGGDAEAFGQLYDHYQPSVYRFLYYRTRSVVVAEDLCSETFFRALRNMSSFRWQGKDFGAWLMTIARNLATDHFKAGRTRLELTTEDMGQHDDATEGPENAVLASLTNEILLESLTKLPNEQRDCLIMRFLQGMSIAETAAALGRSDGAIKQLQLRGVRNLAKLMPEGIR